Proteins from a single region of Xenopus laevis strain J_2021 chromosome 9_10S, Xenopus_laevis_v10.1, whole genome shotgun sequence:
- the cdca7.S gene encoding cell division cycle-associated protein 7 isoform X2 encodes MDPFKLQKEDGKKGFQSLRNVKIIPMETTSSSDDSCDSFGSDNFANTSKRFKKGMRTELAKIFSENSDTESFCGFPKSAVEEGMKIQSDSEESGSGKSKKHGRPKRNLPLRVALKFPPKPSSKENPKKQVKGKKPVNSNGSDDESGPNFLEKRALNIKENKAMLAKLMAELNNIPGLFPSKTPFSPSTPKMRKNAPRGPKVATSPRRNPERSSRPHTRSRSLINGPPTQSLDGEEEEDAYYLVRKRKMDNADTEDEEYVPRRRFSGVHTLPHVVRPVEEITQAELNAICVNAREKKYNSATGSTCHQCRQKTTDTKTNCRNPECMGIRGQFCGPCLRNRYGEEVKTALLDPDWHCPPCRGICNCSFCRQRDGRCATGVLVYLAKYHGYDNVHAYLKSLKRELEMED; translated from the exons AAAGAAGATGGCAAGAAGGGTTTCCAAAGCTTAAGGAATGTTAAAATAATTCCCATGGAGACCACCTCATCCTCTGACGACAGTTGCGACAGTTTTGGCTCTGACAATTTTGCCAACACA tcaAAGAGGTTCAAAAAAGGTATGCGTACAGAGCTGGCTAAAATATTTTCCGAGAATTCAGATACTGAATCATTCTGTGGGTTTCCGAAGAGTGCTGTTGAGGAAGGCATG aaaatccAATCAGACTCTGAAGAAAGTGGATCAGGAAAAAGCAAAAAGCATGGGCGTCCAAAAAGGAACTTGCCACTACGTGTGGCTCTGAAGTTTCCCCCAAAACCAAGCTCcaaggaaaatccaaaaaaacaagtAAAGGGCAAGAAACCTGTCAATTCAAATGGCTCCGATGATGAGAGCGGTCCTAATTTCCTGGAGAAACGAGcattaaacattaaagagaacaaAGCAATG CTTGCAAAACTAATGGCTGAACTGAACAACATCCCTGGACTTTTTCCAAGCAAAACTCCATTTTCTCCTTCTACACCA aaaatgagaaaaaatgctCCCAGGGGTCCAAAGGTTGCAACCTCCCCTAGAAGGAATCCAGAAAGAAGCAGCCGGCCTCATACCAGGTCTCGATCACTAATCAATGGCCCTCCCACCCAGTCTCTGGATGGTGAAGAGGAGGAAGATGCCTATTATTTAGTCCGGAAACGAAAGATGGACAACGCAGACACCGAG GATGAAGAATATGTGCCTAGGAGGAGATTCTCAGGTGTGCATACACTACCCCATGTCGTACGACCAGTGGAAGAGATCACACAGGCAGAGTTGAATGCCATATGTGTAAATGCTCGAGAAAAAAAGTACAACAGTGCAACT gggtcAACATGTCATCAATGCCGTCAAAAGACGACTGACACAAAAACAAACTGCCGCAATCCTGAGTGCATGGGCATAAGAGGCCAGTTCTGTGGTCCATGCTTAAGGAACCGTTATGGGGAAGAAGTGAAAACTGCATTACTAGATCCG gaCTGGCATTGCCCTCCATGCCGAGGAATTTGTAATTGTAGTTTCTGCAGACAACGAGATGGTCGATGTGCCACTGGTGTGCTGGTTTATTTGGCAAAGTACCACGGTTATGATAATGTCCATGCATACCTTAAAAG CTTAAAACGGGAACTTGAAATGGAAGACTGA
- the cdca7.S gene encoding cell division cycle-associated protein 7 isoform X1, whose translation MDPFKLQTQMATRRVSVRCVRIDASKGTVVLKKEDGKKGFQSLRNVKIIPMETTSSSDDSCDSFGSDNFANTSKRFKKGMRTELAKIFSENSDTESFCGFPKSAVEEGMKIQSDSEESGSGKSKKHGRPKRNLPLRVALKFPPKPSSKENPKKQVKGKKPVNSNGSDDESGPNFLEKRALNIKENKAMLAKLMAELNNIPGLFPSKTPFSPSTPKMRKNAPRGPKVATSPRRNPERSSRPHTRSRSLINGPPTQSLDGEEEEDAYYLVRKRKMDNADTEDEEYVPRRRFSGVHTLPHVVRPVEEITQAELNAICVNAREKKYNSATGSTCHQCRQKTTDTKTNCRNPECMGIRGQFCGPCLRNRYGEEVKTALLDPDWHCPPCRGICNCSFCRQRDGRCATGVLVYLAKYHGYDNVHAYLKSLKRELEMED comes from the exons ACCCAGATGGCAACTAGACGTGTTTCTGTCCGTTGCGTTCGGATAGACGCTTCTAAAGGAACCGTCGTTTTGAAA AAAGAAGATGGCAAGAAGGGTTTCCAAAGCTTAAGGAATGTTAAAATAATTCCCATGGAGACCACCTCATCCTCTGACGACAGTTGCGACAGTTTTGGCTCTGACAATTTTGCCAACACA tcaAAGAGGTTCAAAAAAGGTATGCGTACAGAGCTGGCTAAAATATTTTCCGAGAATTCAGATACTGAATCATTCTGTGGGTTTCCGAAGAGTGCTGTTGAGGAAGGCATG aaaatccAATCAGACTCTGAAGAAAGTGGATCAGGAAAAAGCAAAAAGCATGGGCGTCCAAAAAGGAACTTGCCACTACGTGTGGCTCTGAAGTTTCCCCCAAAACCAAGCTCcaaggaaaatccaaaaaaacaagtAAAGGGCAAGAAACCTGTCAATTCAAATGGCTCCGATGATGAGAGCGGTCCTAATTTCCTGGAGAAACGAGcattaaacattaaagagaacaaAGCAATG CTTGCAAAACTAATGGCTGAACTGAACAACATCCCTGGACTTTTTCCAAGCAAAACTCCATTTTCTCCTTCTACACCA aaaatgagaaaaaatgctCCCAGGGGTCCAAAGGTTGCAACCTCCCCTAGAAGGAATCCAGAAAGAAGCAGCCGGCCTCATACCAGGTCTCGATCACTAATCAATGGCCCTCCCACCCAGTCTCTGGATGGTGAAGAGGAGGAAGATGCCTATTATTTAGTCCGGAAACGAAAGATGGACAACGCAGACACCGAG GATGAAGAATATGTGCCTAGGAGGAGATTCTCAGGTGTGCATACACTACCCCATGTCGTACGACCAGTGGAAGAGATCACACAGGCAGAGTTGAATGCCATATGTGTAAATGCTCGAGAAAAAAAGTACAACAGTGCAACT gggtcAACATGTCATCAATGCCGTCAAAAGACGACTGACACAAAAACAAACTGCCGCAATCCTGAGTGCATGGGCATAAGAGGCCAGTTCTGTGGTCCATGCTTAAGGAACCGTTATGGGGAAGAAGTGAAAACTGCATTACTAGATCCG gaCTGGCATTGCCCTCCATGCCGAGGAATTTGTAATTGTAGTTTCTGCAGACAACGAGATGGTCGATGTGCCACTGGTGTGCTGGTTTATTTGGCAAAGTACCACGGTTATGATAATGTCCATGCATACCTTAAAAG CTTAAAACGGGAACTTGAAATGGAAGACTGA